In a single window of the Prochlorococcus marinus CUG1415 genome:
- the rnz gene encoding ribonuclease Z gives MNITFLGTSSGVPSLKRNVSSLALKLSQSSEVWLFDCGEGTQHQIMKSNIKSSQIKKIFITHMHGDHIYGLPGLLATLGLSGNTKGIEIYGPSELQCFINSALSSSFCKLSFPLHFVEVENFASENKILFENNKIKVNCACLKHKIPAYGYRVSEKDKPGIFDIKKAKSLKIAPGPIYSELQQGKKVVLADGRTFDGKEFCGPPREGESFVYCTDTVFSESAVSLSKNANLLVHESTFSQKDENMAYEKLHSTTIMAAKTALLSNAKKLIITHFSPRYTSKNSITTGDLLKEAQKVFPNTHLAKDFLTAEIK, from the coding sequence GTGAATATAACCTTCTTAGGAACCAGTTCAGGAGTCCCTTCCTTAAAAAGAAATGTTTCTTCCTTAGCTCTTAAATTATCGCAATCTTCAGAAGTTTGGCTTTTTGACTGTGGAGAGGGAACACAGCATCAAATAATGAAAAGCAATATCAAATCTTCGCAAATCAAAAAAATATTTATTACACATATGCATGGAGACCATATTTATGGTTTGCCTGGCCTTTTGGCTACCTTAGGTTTATCAGGTAATACTAAGGGTATTGAAATTTATGGTCCTTCAGAACTTCAATGTTTTATAAATTCTGCGCTTAGTAGTAGTTTTTGCAAGTTGTCGTTCCCATTGCATTTTGTGGAAGTTGAAAATTTTGCATCAGAAAATAAAATTTTATTTGAAAACAACAAAATAAAAGTAAATTGCGCCTGCCTTAAACATAAAATACCTGCTTATGGTTATAGAGTGAGCGAAAAAGACAAGCCAGGCATATTTGATATCAAAAAAGCAAAGTCTTTGAAAATAGCACCCGGACCAATCTATTCAGAATTGCAACAAGGTAAAAAAGTCGTATTAGCTGATGGGAGGACATTTGATGGGAAAGAATTCTGCGGGCCTCCCCGTGAGGGTGAAAGTTTTGTTTATTGCACAGATACTGTCTTTAGCGAATCAGCTGTATCATTATCAAAAAATGCCAATTTACTCGTACATGAATCTACATTTTCCCAAAAGGATGAGAACATGGCCTATGAAAAATTACATTCCACAACTATCATGGCTGCGAAAACAGCATTATTATCAAATGCAAAAAAATTAATTATTACTCATTTTAGTCCAAGATACACTAGTAAAAATTCAATTACCACAGGCGATTTGCTTAAAGAAGCGCAAAAAGTTTTCCCCAACACTCACCTTGCAAAAGATTTTCTAACTGCAGAAATTAAATAA